The sequence AGCCCGGTGACTGTTGGACCGGCATCCTCCGCGCCGTGCGCGAGCTGGCGGACCTGCACGACGCGCTGGTCGCGGACGAGGCGGCGGTGACGCTGGAGAAGGACTACGACGAACTGGGGTTCTCGATAGATGTCGGGGTCGAGACTTCGGTGCGCGATGTCGGCGACTACCGCTATGTCCTGGCCGCCAACTCCAGCATTGACCCGGCGGCGGTCACCTTCCGCGGCCTGGGGGTCCCGGACGGCGAACTGGAGGTGCTGGGCGAACAGCGGACGGTGGCGGTCAGCAACGGCGCCTTCCGCGATGAATACGTCGGCCTCGGCGTGCACCTCTACCGCGCGCGCAAGGGCAAGTAGAGCGCCGGGCAGGCATACTGCGCGAGGAGACGGAGGGGATGCTCAAGGCCGAGGTCGGGGTGGTGCTGAGCATCGAGGCGTCGCGGGCAGGCGCGCAGGAGGCCGTCATCGAGGTGGCCGGCAAGCGCGCGCGCGCTCTCAACTATCCGCGGCTCACCGGGCCGATAGCGGGCGGAGAACGCGTGCTGCTCAATACCACGGCGGTGCGTCTCGGCCTCGGCACCGGTGGGCTGCACTTCGTGATGAAACGCCTGGACGACCGCGATAACGCCACGCCGCCGGCCACGCCCGACGAACCCGGCCATGTCATCAAGCTGCGCTACACCCCCCTGCAGTTCTCGTGCCTAAGCGCCGAGGAGGCGGACAGCCCGCATCACGAGGCCCTGCGCACGGCCTCCAGCCTGAATGGCGCGCCGGTTGTCGCCTGCTCTTTGCACAGCATGATCGCCCCCGCGGCGGCCGGCGTCAAGGCGCTGCTGCCCGCCGCGCGCGTGGTCTACGTCATGACCGACGCCGCCGCGCTCCCGATTGCGGTCAGCCGCCTCGTCGCCCAGCTCCAGGAGGCCGGCCTGCTCGACACGACGGTCACCTGCGGCCAGGCGTTCGGCGGGGCGTACGAGGCGGTCAACCTCTTCTCCGGGCTGTTGACCGCGCGCCTGGTCGGCGAGGCCGACGTTATCATCGCCGGCCAAGGGCCGGGCAACGTCGGTACGGGGACGCTCTACGGCTTCGGCGGCATCGAGCAGGGCGAGATCATCAACGCCACGGCAGTGCTGGGCGGGCGTCCGGTGGCGGCGGTGCGCATCAGCTTCGCCGACCCGCGCGAGCGCCACCGCGGGGTGAGCCACCATTCCCTGGTGGCGTTGGGGCGGGTCGCGCTGGCGCGGGCGGCCGTCGTCCTGCCGCAGATAAGCGACGACCGCGCGCGGCAGGTGGGCGAGAAGCTGGCCGCAGCGGACATTCCCGACCGCCATGACATCGTCACCGCGAGCGGCGAAGCAGGATTGGCGGAGCTCGCCCGGCGCGGCGTGGCGGTGAAGTCCATGGGGCGGGCGGTGGATGACGACCCCGAGTTCTTCCTGGCGGCGGCGGCGGCGGGCGAGTACGCTGCCAGCCGGTGCGCCGGCAGCGAGCCTGCTGAGGGCTGAAGATGGCTGATTGCCCGGGCGACGAGGTCCTGCGCGAGGAGACCGTAGCCTCCACTCGCGCCTTCAAGGGCTCGCTCATCAACGTGCGGGTGGATCGGGTGCGCCTGGCCGATGGCACCGAGACGCGGCGCGAGGTCGTCGAGCACCCGGGGGCGGTGGCGGTGCTGCCTTTCCTTGACGAGCGCCACGTCGTGCTCGAGCGTCAATTTCGCCAGCCTACGGGCGAGGTTCTATGGGAGATACCCGCGGGCACGCTGCACCCCGGCGAAGACCCGGAGCGGTGCGCGGGCCGGGAGCTGGAGGAGGAAACCGGCTATTCCGCCGACAAGCTGGAGCTGCTGGCGAGCCCATACCTGGCGCCGGGCTATAGCAGCGAGGTGATCCACATCTTCGTCGCCACCGGGCTGCGCAAGACCGAACGCAACACCGACCACGACGAGCGCGTGCACCCGGTGGTGGTCGAGTTCACTCGCGCGCTGGAGATGGTGCGCCGCGGCGAGATCAAGGACGCCAAGACCCTGTGCGCGGTGCTCATGGCGCAGACGAGCGCCACACGGTAGAATTGGCTATATTGCGCCGCCGTCCAAGCATTGCCGGTCACGGAGCACCAAGTCGGTGCTGATCGCTTGTCGCCGCCGAGGGAGATCAGGAGGAAGTCGCATGAGGGAGCAAGGCAAGCGCGCTATCCGCTTCACAAACGTACATGTCGAGAACTGGCGCAACTTCTCCCAGGTATCCGTGGATCTTCAGCGACGCGTCTTCCTGGTCGGGCCTAACGCGTCCGGGAAGTCCAACTTCCTCGACCTGTTCCGCTTCCTGCGCGATATCGTGGCCGTGGGCGGTGGGCTCAGGGAGGCGGTGCGAAGGCGCGGGGGAGTGCGTTCGCTCCGGTGTTTGGCAGCTCGGCGTTACTCGGACATTGTTATACGTGTGAGCATCGGCGGAGAGGACTCCGAGCCGCTGTGGACGTACAGCCTCGCCTTCAGCCAGGACAACAGGCAGCGCCCGACGATCAGGGAGGAGAGGATCGCCAAACTGGGAAGCGACCTGCGAGCGCGGCCGGACGATGAGGATAAGAAGGACCCGGAACGCCTGACACAGACGCACCTCGAACAGGTCAATGTCAACCAGCCGTTCCGCGAGCTGGCCGACTTCCTCGGGTCAACGCGGTATCTTCATATCGTGCCACAGTTGATCCGCGAACCGGATCGCTCAGTAGGGCGGCAACACGATCCTTACGGCGGGGATTTTCTGGAACAGGTAGCTGGCACGCCTGCCAAGACCAGAGATGCTCGGCTGAGGCGCATCTTACATGCGCTCAAGGTCGCGGTGCCTCAGCTTGATCAACTGGAGTTGTCGCGCGACGATCGCGGCACGCCGCACCTGCGCGGCAGATATGCGCACTGGCGCCCCCACGGGGCCTGGCAGACCGAAGAAGTCTTCTCCGACGGCGCTCTGCGCCTGCTCGGACTGCTGTGGGCGGCACAGGAGGGGGCAGGACCCTTGCTCCTGGAGGAGCCGGAGCTCTCCCTACATCCCGAGGTTGTTCGGTTCATCCCGCAGATGCTGGCGCAGATTCAGCGGCGCGTCGGCCGCCAGGTTCTACTCAGCACTCATTCCACCGATCTCCTGCAGGATGACGGGATCGGATTGGACGAGGTGCTGCTCTTGCTGCCGAGCAGCGAAGGCACCGAGGTGCGTCCCGCGAGCCACTTCCGGGAGATACGGCACTTGCTTGACAGCGGGGCGTCAATGGCACACGCCGTGATCCCCCGGACGCGTCCGGCCAGCGCCGAGCAGTTGGTCTTCGCGTTGACGGAGTGAAGGTGGGGAATGCAGAAACCAGTTGAGATTCTGGCAGCGGTGGAAGGAACTGTGGACGAAGTCGTCGTGCGGCGCCTGGCTTACGAAGCCGGGCTCCCCGTCGCGGTGGTCCACGGCAAACGCGGGAAGGATGACCTCAGGCAACGGCTTCCGGGCTACAACACCGCAGCGCGTTTCGGCGTTTGGGTGGTCCTCGTTGACCTCGATCACGACGCGGACTGTGCGCCAGAGCTCGTCGCAGATTGGCTGCCCGCGCCAAGCCGGGGGATGTGTTTTCGGGTGGTGGTGCGAGCGATGGAGGCCTGGCTGCTGGCCGACCGCGAGCGCCTGGCAGCCTTTCTCGGTGTCGCGCCGGGACGCATTCCGCCCGACCCGGAGCTGGAACCGGATCCCAAGCGCACCATGGTTGGACTCTCGATCCAATCGCGCCGGCGTGAGATCCGAGAGGACATGGCGCCTCGCTGGGAAAGCGGCAGGGTTGTCGGCCCTGCCTACACGTCGCGGATGATCGAGTTCACGCAGTCCCACTGGAGGCCTGAGCAGGCGGCAGAGCGCTCGGATAGCCTGCGACGCTGCCTCAGACGCCTGCGCGAGTTGGAACATCAGGCCAGATCCTGAGCCGGAATCGCCCCGCGGTCGTCCGGCTTTACACCCCTTTCGCCCCTATGCTATAGTATCCGCGTTGCCGGGGTCAAGCGTCGGCGCCCCGGAGAGCTCGCTTCGGAGGCACTCATGTCCCACATCAAATGCGCCCTGGTCAGCGTTTCGGACAAGGCCGGGATAGTGGATTTCGTGCGCGGCCTGATGGAGAGGGGAGTCGAGATCCTCTCCACCGGCGGCACCGCCCGCACGCTGGCGGCGGCCGGCCTGCCCGTCCGCGAGGTTGCGGATTACACCGGCTTCCCCGAGATGATGGACGGCCGGGTCAAGACCTTGCACCCCAAGGTTCACGGCGCCATCCTCGCGCGCCGCGATGTGCCCGAAGACGTGGCCGCCGCCCGGCAGCACGGCATCGAGCTGATTGACATGGTGGTCGTCAATCTCTACCCCTTCCGCGAGACGGTGGCGAAGCCGGGCGTCGCGTTGCCCGAGGCGGTGGAGCAGATTGACATCGGCGGGCCCTCGATGGTGCGCTCCGCGGCGAAGAACCACGCGCACGTGGCAATCGTCTGCCGCCCCGCGCGCTATGACGAGGTGCTGGCGGAGATGCGCGCGTCAAATGGCAGCCTGTCCGACGCGACCCGGCTGCGGCTGGCGGTCGAGGCCTTCGGCCATACGGCGGCTTACGATGCGGCGATTCACACATACCTCTCGCGGACGGCAGGCGAGATTCCTCGCGGAGTTCACCCTGAGCCGACCAAGATTCTTCGCTGCGCTCAGAATGATATCAAGCGAAGGGCTCGGAATGACAGTGGGGGCGCTGACAATGCGGTGGTCTGTATGCCCGACGCCATCATTCAGGCGTGGGAAAAACGCCGGGACCTGCGCTATGGCGAGAACCCACACCAGGCCGGGGCCTTCTATGGCGATACCATAAGCC comes from Armatimonadota bacterium and encodes:
- a CDS encoding AAA family ATPase translates to MREQGKRAIRFTNVHVENWRNFSQVSVDLQRRVFLVGPNASGKSNFLDLFRFLRDIVAVGGGLREAVRRRGGVRSLRCLAARRYSDIVIRVSIGGEDSEPLWTYSLAFSQDNRQRPTIREERIAKLGSDLRARPDDEDKKDPERLTQTHLEQVNVNQPFRELADFLGSTRYLHIVPQLIREPDRSVGRQHDPYGGDFLEQVAGTPAKTRDARLRRILHALKVAVPQLDQLELSRDDRGTPHLRGRYAHWRPHGAWQTEEVFSDGALRLLGLLWAAQEGAGPLLLEEPELSLHPEVVRFIPQMLAQIQRRVGRQVLLSTHSTDLLQDDGIGLDEVLLLLPSSEGTEVRPASHFREIRHLLDSGASMAHAVIPRTRPASAEQLVFALTE
- a CDS encoding NUDIX hydrolase; translated protein: MADCPGDEVLREETVASTRAFKGSLINVRVDRVRLADGTETRREVVEHPGAVAVLPFLDERHVVLERQFRQPTGEVLWEIPAGTLHPGEDPERCAGRELEEETGYSADKLELLASPYLAPGYSSEVIHIFVATGLRKTERNTDHDERVHPVVVEFTRALEMVRRGEIKDAKTLCAVLMAQTSATR
- a CDS encoding DUF3866 family protein, whose product is MLKAEVGVVLSIEASRAGAQEAVIEVAGKRARALNYPRLTGPIAGGERVLLNTTAVRLGLGTGGLHFVMKRLDDRDNATPPATPDEPGHVIKLRYTPLQFSCLSAEEADSPHHEALRTASSLNGAPVVACSLHSMIAPAAAGVKALLPAARVVYVMTDAAALPIAVSRLVAQLQEAGLLDTTVTCGQAFGGAYEAVNLFSGLLTARLVGEADVIIAGQGPGNVGTGTLYGFGGIEQGEIINATAVLGGRPVAAVRISFADPRERHRGVSHHSLVALGRVALARAAVVLPQISDDRARQVGEKLAAADIPDRHDIVTASGEAGLAELARRGVAVKSMGRAVDDDPEFFLAAAAAGEYAASRCAGSEPAEG